From Rudanella lutea DSM 19387, a single genomic window includes:
- the bioB gene encoding biotin synthase BioB encodes MTSNLPTLDVAQELRNDWTRDEIGAIYNSPVLDLIYRAATVHRQHHDPQEVQVCTLLSVKTGGCPEDCAYCPQAARYHTNVKVHKLLEVGEVLEAASRAKASGSSRFCMGAAWREVRDNKDFDKVLDMVRGVNAMGMEVCCTLGMLTDSQAQKLKDAGLYAYNHNLDTSEEYYGDIISTRTYDDRLETLGHVRQAGISVCSGGIIGMGESHNDRIGMLHTLSTLPEHPESVPVNALVPVEGTPLEDQERVSVWEMVRMIATARIIMPKAMVRLSAGRVRMSTEEQALCFLAGANSIFAGDKLLTTPNPGDDADGQLFQTLNIRPREAFKNESTGQAAVKFEQIPL; translated from the coding sequence ATGACCTCAAACCTGCCGACTCTTGACGTTGCTCAGGAACTCCGCAATGACTGGACCCGCGACGAGATTGGTGCGATCTACAACTCCCCTGTTCTGGACCTGATTTACCGGGCCGCTACCGTACATCGGCAACACCATGACCCGCAGGAGGTACAAGTCTGTACGTTGTTGTCGGTCAAAACGGGCGGATGCCCCGAAGACTGCGCGTATTGCCCGCAGGCAGCCCGGTACCACACCAACGTGAAGGTACACAAGCTCCTCGAAGTAGGCGAGGTGCTCGAAGCCGCCAGCCGGGCCAAAGCCTCGGGTAGTTCGCGTTTTTGTATGGGGGCTGCCTGGCGCGAGGTGCGCGACAATAAAGACTTCGACAAAGTGCTCGATATGGTGCGGGGCGTTAATGCCATGGGTATGGAAGTATGCTGTACCCTCGGCATGCTGACCGATAGCCAGGCGCAGAAGCTGAAAGATGCGGGTCTGTATGCCTACAATCATAACCTCGATACGAGCGAAGAATACTACGGGGACATTATTTCGACCCGTACGTACGATGACCGGCTCGAAACGCTGGGTCACGTTCGTCAGGCGGGTATTTCGGTTTGTTCGGGTGGTATCATCGGCATGGGCGAATCGCACAATGACCGGATCGGAATGCTGCACACCCTGTCTACCCTGCCCGAGCATCCGGAGTCGGTGCCGGTTAATGCGCTGGTGCCGGTAGAAGGTACCCCGCTCGAAGATCAGGAGCGGGTATCGGTTTGGGAAATGGTTCGGATGATTGCCACCGCTCGTATCATCATGCCCAAAGCGATGGTCCGGCTCTCGGCGGGGCGCGTGCGCATGAGCACCGAAGAGCAGGCTCTGTGTTTTCTGGCCGGGGCCAACTCTATTTTTGCCGGCGATAAACTGTTGACTACACCAAACCCCGGCGATGATGCCGATGGGCAGTTGTTCCAGACGCTTAATATTCGGCCGCGGGAAGCCTTCAAAAACGAATCGACGGGGCAGGCCGCGGTAAAATTTGAGCAGATTCCGCTCTAA
- a CDS encoding DUF2442 domain-containing protein, which translates to MNNQPHFTARRVWFDEERIFVELNDGRIVGSPLHWFPLLDKATPQQRNHYELVGDGYAIRWDELNEDLSANGFLTYSRP; encoded by the coding sequence ATGAATAACCAACCGCATTTTACCGCCAGGCGAGTCTGGTTTGACGAGGAACGTATTTTTGTTGAACTGAACGATGGACGAATCGTGGGAAGTCCTCTACACTGGTTCCCGTTGCTGGATAAAGCTACGCCCCAACAGCGGAATCATTATGAATTGGTGGGAGACGGTTACGCTATCCGTTGGGACGAACTAAACGAAGACTTGTCGGCCAATGGTTTTTTAACGTACTCCCGACCATAA
- the rhaT gene encoding L-rhamnose/proton symporter RhaT produces MSSILGVFFHALGGYASGSFYIPFRRVREWAWESAWIVGGVASWILVPWLMSWLTVSNPLESITNADQSTLWWTYFFGVLWGIGGLTFGLSMRYLGISLGMAVALGYCSAFGTLVPPIWDGKFNDLITTRTGQFTLAGVLVCLIGIGICGIAGVRKEKELNPEEQKATVAEFNLRKGIVVATVSGILSACFNFGLTAGKPIAELALQGGTNPLFQNNAVYPVLLLGGFTTNFIWCMALNRRNKSFGDYLAKDKPLANNYLWAILAGTTWYFQFFFYGMGDAYLPAEFRYAGWTMHMAFIITFSTLWGLYLKEWKGASPATYRVVYTGLALIVLSTILIGMGSQL; encoded by the coding sequence ATGTCTTCCATTTTAGGTGTCTTTTTTCACGCACTGGGCGGGTACGCGTCCGGCAGTTTTTATATTCCGTTCCGTCGGGTACGCGAGTGGGCCTGGGAAAGTGCCTGGATCGTAGGGGGAGTGGCTTCCTGGATTCTGGTCCCCTGGCTCATGAGCTGGCTCACTGTCAGCAATCCGCTTGAATCCATTACCAATGCCGACCAATCGACCCTGTGGTGGACGTACTTTTTCGGGGTTCTTTGGGGCATTGGTGGCCTCACCTTCGGCCTCAGTATGCGGTATCTGGGCATTTCGCTCGGGATGGCCGTAGCCCTCGGGTACTGCTCGGCCTTCGGAACGCTTGTTCCCCCAATATGGGACGGCAAATTCAACGACCTTATCACCACCCGTACGGGCCAGTTTACGCTTGCCGGGGTGCTGGTATGCCTTATTGGCATTGGAATCTGTGGCATTGCGGGGGTTCGTAAAGAAAAAGAGCTAAACCCCGAGGAGCAGAAAGCCACGGTAGCCGAGTTTAACCTGCGGAAGGGAATCGTGGTAGCTACCGTGTCAGGGATTCTGAGTGCCTGTTTCAACTTTGGCCTCACCGCCGGTAAACCCATTGCCGAACTCGCCCTGCAAGGTGGTACCAACCCACTTTTTCAGAACAACGCCGTGTACCCCGTACTGCTTCTGGGTGGCTTTACCACCAATTTTATCTGGTGCATGGCCCTGAACCGGCGCAACAAGAGTTTCGGCGACTATCTGGCCAAAGACAAACCCCTGGCCAACAATTACCTCTGGGCTATTCTGGCAGGCACCACCTGGTACTTTCAGTTCTTTTTCTACGGTATGGGCGATGCGTATCTACCCGCCGAGTTCCGGTATGCCGGCTGGACCATGCACATGGCCTTCATCATCACGTTCAGCACCTTGTGGGGTTTGTACCTCAAAGAATGGAAAGGGGCCAGCCCGGCCACGTATCGAGTCGTGTACACCGGACTGGCCCTCATTGTGCTGTCTACGATTCTGATCGGAATGGGCAGTCAGCTCTGA
- a CDS encoding glycoside hydrolase family 130 protein has product MKNYTLRRLSDQPIIRTADVRPSMPGFQVLGAFNPAACRFNDEIILLLRVAEGPVAEQIEPGWLHIPVLEDADGFPQLVVKRFHEPSTPYDPRVVTLEGTVYLTSISHLRVARSRDGIHFQIDPKPFLFPARADEAFGIEDARITFLEGTYWITYTAVSAHGPAVGLAKTTDFVHVERVGLVLPPPNKDVVLFPERINGKYQMLHRPMVSEIGKPSVWLAESLDGVHWGGHQFVFGPTTHSWESMKIGAGPEPLRTPEGWLVCYHGSDPTHRYGLGLALLDLDTPSRVLYRTDAPLLTPELDWEQNGFFPNVVFTNGWVPQPDGSVLVYYGAADSGVGVCALEWR; this is encoded by the coding sequence ATGAAAAACTACACCTTACGACGACTTTCTGACCAGCCTATTATCCGTACGGCTGATGTTCGGCCTTCTATGCCGGGCTTTCAGGTGCTGGGTGCTTTCAACCCGGCAGCCTGCCGTTTCAACGACGAAATCATTTTGCTACTGCGGGTAGCCGAAGGCCCCGTAGCCGAGCAGATTGAGCCGGGCTGGCTGCATATTCCGGTTCTCGAAGATGCGGACGGATTCCCGCAATTGGTGGTCAAACGGTTCCATGAGCCCTCCACTCCGTACGATCCGCGTGTGGTAACGCTCGAAGGAACCGTGTACCTTACCTCGATAAGTCACCTGCGCGTAGCCCGCAGCCGCGATGGAATTCATTTTCAGATTGACCCGAAGCCGTTTCTGTTCCCGGCCCGTGCCGATGAGGCATTCGGTATCGAAGATGCCCGCATTACGTTTCTGGAAGGTACTTACTGGATTACCTACACGGCCGTGTCGGCGCATGGACCCGCGGTGGGCCTCGCCAAAACCACCGATTTTGTCCATGTCGAACGGGTTGGGCTGGTATTACCACCGCCCAACAAAGATGTGGTCCTTTTTCCCGAACGCATCAACGGCAAGTACCAGATGCTGCACCGACCGATGGTGTCTGAAATTGGTAAACCTTCGGTATGGCTGGCCGAGTCGCTCGATGGCGTACACTGGGGAGGCCACCAGTTTGTGTTTGGCCCCACTACACACAGTTGGGAATCAATGAAGATTGGTGCCGGGCCTGAGCCCCTGCGAACACCTGAGGGCTGGCTGGTGTGTTATCACGGCTCTGACCCAACGCACCGCTATGGGCTGGGGCTGGCCTTGCTCGACCTCGATACCCCCTCGCGGGTACTCTACCGAACCGATGCTCCGTTGCTTACGCCCGAGCTTGATTGGGAGCAGAACGGGTTTTTCCCGAATGTAGTATTCACCAACGGCTGGGTACCGCAACCCGATGGCTCGGTGTTGGTTTATTACGGCGCGGCCGATTCGGGCGTGGGTGTTTGTGCATTGGAATGGCGCTAA
- a CDS encoding metallophosphoesterase family protein produces the protein MTRIGLLSDTHSYLDEQVFTHFDSCDELWHAGDIGSPDVIDRLRARWPVRVVCGNIDNESVEWPANQRFELEGLTIWMTHIGGKPPRYNPVVRPILQRNPPDVFICGHSHILSVMRDPVLRGHYTERLLYMNPGACGRTGFHQIRTCLRFTLDSGHIRDMQVIELGKR, from the coding sequence ATGACCCGTATTGGCTTACTCTCCGACACCCACAGCTACCTCGATGAGCAGGTGTTCACCCACTTTGATTCCTGCGACGAGCTGTGGCACGCGGGCGACATTGGCTCGCCCGATGTCATCGACCGACTGCGGGCGCGTTGGCCGGTGCGGGTTGTGTGCGGTAACATCGACAACGAATCGGTAGAGTGGCCTGCCAATCAGCGGTTTGAACTGGAAGGGCTCACGATCTGGATGACGCATATTGGCGGCAAGCCTCCGCGGTATAATCCGGTGGTGCGGCCAATTTTACAGCGCAACCCACCCGATGTCTTTATCTGTGGGCATTCGCACATTCTGAGTGTCATGCGCGACCCAGTCCTGCGCGGGCACTACACCGAGCGGCTGCTGTATATGAACCCGGGGGCTTGTGGCCGAACGGGCTTTCATCAGATACGCACTTGCCTGCGTTTCACGCTCGACAGTGGCCATATTCGCGATATGCAGGTTATTGAACTGGGTAAGCGCTGA
- a CDS encoding winged helix-turn-helix domain-containing protein — protein MLNQIAINDFSSTPKYLQIVNSIIEGIEQNDILPGDKLPSIYEMCAHFEISKRTVERAYEVLKEKELIGGVQGKGFYIQHTKFGRTQKIFLLFNKLSPHKKIIYDAFVERLGSDVAIDFFIYNNDFRLFKNLLLGHAHGYTHYVIIPHFLDQSERAVDLINQLPKHKLIVLDKAIDGLTGQYGSVVQNFEKDLTQALTDALPLLRKYSTLNILFPAYSYYDKGILNGFYAFCHAYGFNARVVHEVNELVVQPDCAYINLMEEDLVTLIKKTKDTAYEVGKEVGILSYNESPLKEVLLDGITVISTDHAHMGRTAADLILSDRHEHIENPFRLIVRRSL, from the coding sequence ATGCTGAACCAGATTGCAATCAACGATTTTTCGAGCACGCCCAAATACCTGCAGATTGTTAATTCGATTATCGAGGGCATTGAGCAAAACGACATACTCCCCGGCGACAAACTGCCATCGATTTACGAAATGTGCGCGCATTTTGAAATTAGCAAGCGCACTGTAGAACGGGCCTACGAGGTTCTGAAAGAAAAGGAGCTGATTGGTGGGGTACAGGGTAAGGGGTTTTACATTCAGCACACCAAGTTTGGCCGCACCCAGAAGATCTTCCTTCTGTTCAACAAGCTCAGCCCGCATAAAAAAATCATTTACGACGCCTTTGTGGAGCGTTTAGGCTCCGACGTGGCCATTGATTTTTTTATTTACAACAACGACTTCCGGCTGTTCAAGAACCTGTTGCTCGGCCACGCACATGGCTATACGCATTACGTGATTATCCCGCATTTTCTGGACCAAAGCGAGCGGGCTGTCGACCTGATCAATCAGTTGCCCAAGCATAAGCTGATTGTTCTCGATAAAGCTATTGATGGTCTTACGGGTCAGTACGGGTCGGTGGTGCAGAATTTCGAGAAAGACTTGACACAAGCCCTCACCGACGCCCTACCCCTGCTCCGTAAGTACTCCACGCTCAACATTCTGTTTCCGGCCTATAGCTATTACGACAAAGGGATTTTGAACGGATTTTACGCGTTTTGCCACGCCTACGGGTTCAATGCGCGGGTGGTACACGAAGTAAACGAGCTGGTGGTACAACCTGACTGTGCGTATATCAACCTGATGGAAGAGGATCTGGTTACGCTCATCAAAAAGACCAAGGATACCGCCTATGAGGTAGGCAAAGAAGTCGGAATCCTGTCATACAATGAGAGTCCTCTCAAAGAAGTCCTGCTCGACGGAATCACCGTAATCTCGACCGATCATGCTCACATGGGCCGTACAGCCGCCGACCTCATCCTGAGCGACCGGCACGAACACATCGAAAACCCATTTCGGCTTATTGTACGCCGATCACTGTAA
- a CDS encoding fatty acid--CoA ligase: MSTTKLIPRTSSAQEPPLLIKTLLAQSLKYEPGREIVYRDLFRMNYHTFNSRVRQLANLLGKLGVGAGDTVAVLDWDSHRYLECFFAVPGIGAILHTINIRLSPAQILYTMNHAEDKIVLVHEDFLPIIEALKGQLSTVETYVVISDKAYTDPSAVTVPNGFAGEYESLLAQESDTYEFPDLDENSWATTFYTTGTTGNPKGVYFSQRQLFMHTMGLMACVSAYEFVSFKSAKDVYMPITPMFHVHAWGFPFLATMFSAKQVYPGRYEPEMLLKLLLKEGVTFSHCVPTIMTMLVNSPAARQFQAQLSRWRVIIGGSALTKGLAKAAADLGIELYQGYGMSETAPIMSLTYLNEKERQLLPDEQVEFRTRAGRIAPFVEIRLMDDEGNFVPHDGQSLGEVVARGPWMTQGYYKEPERSEELWRGGWLHTGDVASITPDHWLMIADRTKDVIKTGGEWISSLEIEDLLSQQEGVGEAAVVGLPDEKWGERPYALVVPKAGMSPSTDAIREALQAKAERGELNKWYVPDRIVIVPEIPKTSVGKIDKKRIRSEMKDLLMGG, translated from the coding sequence ATGTCAACAACGAAACTAATTCCCCGTACGTCCTCAGCTCAGGAGCCACCCTTACTGATAAAAACTCTGTTGGCGCAGTCGCTTAAGTACGAACCCGGCCGTGAAATCGTGTATCGCGATCTGTTCCGTATGAATTACCACACCTTCAACAGCCGGGTACGGCAGCTGGCCAACCTGCTGGGTAAACTGGGGGTTGGTGCAGGCGATACCGTAGCCGTGTTGGACTGGGACAGCCACCGTTATCTGGAGTGTTTTTTTGCAGTACCGGGTATCGGGGCCATTCTGCACACAATCAACATCCGATTGTCGCCCGCTCAGATTCTTTACACCATGAATCACGCGGAGGATAAAATTGTCCTCGTACACGAAGACTTCTTACCCATTATTGAAGCTCTCAAAGGGCAGTTGAGTACCGTTGAGACCTACGTCGTTATTTCCGACAAAGCCTATACCGACCCATCGGCCGTTACGGTGCCCAACGGTTTTGCGGGCGAGTACGAATCGTTGCTGGCGCAGGAATCAGATACGTACGAGTTTCCAGACCTCGACGAAAACAGTTGGGCCACCACGTTCTACACCACAGGTACTACGGGCAACCCAAAGGGCGTTTATTTCTCGCAACGCCAGCTATTCATGCACACCATGGGTCTCATGGCTTGTGTATCGGCGTATGAATTCGTGTCTTTCAAGTCGGCAAAGGATGTATACATGCCTATCACGCCGATGTTTCACGTACACGCGTGGGGGTTCCCGTTTCTGGCAACGATGTTTTCGGCCAAGCAGGTGTACCCCGGCCGGTACGAACCCGAAATGCTGCTGAAGCTATTACTCAAAGAAGGCGTCACGTTCTCCCACTGCGTACCAACCATCATGACCATGCTTGTAAACAGCCCGGCCGCCCGGCAGTTTCAGGCGCAGCTGAGTCGATGGCGGGTTATTATCGGCGGGTCGGCTCTGACCAAAGGCTTGGCCAAAGCAGCAGCCGATCTCGGCATTGAGCTGTATCAGGGATATGGTATGTCGGAGACGGCACCCATTATGAGCCTGACTTACCTCAACGAAAAGGAACGGCAGTTACTACCCGATGAACAGGTAGAGTTTCGGACCCGGGCGGGCCGCATTGCTCCCTTCGTCGAGATTCGGCTGATGGACGACGAAGGTAACTTTGTCCCGCACGATGGGCAGTCGCTGGGCGAGGTAGTGGCGCGGGGGCCGTGGATGACCCAGGGTTACTACAAAGAGCCTGAGCGGAGTGAAGAACTGTGGCGCGGGGGCTGGTTGCATACCGGCGATGTTGCCAGCATCACACCCGACCACTGGCTGATGATTGCCGACCGCACCAAAGATGTTATTAAAACCGGGGGCGAATGGATTTCGTCGCTTGAAATTGAAGACCTGCTCTCTCAACAGGAGGGCGTAGGCGAGGCCGCCGTTGTGGGCTTACCCGACGAGAAGTGGGGCGAACGCCCGTACGCACTGGTTGTGCCTAAAGCGGGTATGAGCCCCTCAACCGATGCCATTCGGGAAGCGCTGCAAGCCAAAGCCGAGCGGGGTGAGTTAAACAAATGGTATGTTCCCGACCGCATTGTAATCGTACCCGAAATTCCGAAAACAAGCGTCGGTAAAATTGACAAGAAACGGATTCGCTCTGAGATGAAAGACCTGCTCATGGGCGGCTGA
- a CDS encoding cold-shock protein, whose amino-acid sequence MAQTGKVKFYNESKGFGFIKPDAGGPDVFVHATGLIDQINENDVVTFDVVEGRKGLSAENVKKA is encoded by the coding sequence ATGGCACAGACCGGCAAAGTTAAGTTTTACAATGAGTCAAAAGGGTTTGGTTTTATCAAGCCTGATGCGGGTGGTCCCGACGTGTTCGTTCACGCTACGGGTCTGATTGACCAGATCAATGAGAATGACGTCGTAACGTTCGACGTAGTAGAAGGTCGCAAAGGATTGAGCGCAGAAAACGTAAAGAAAGCATAA
- a CDS encoding phospho-sugar mutase, whose translation MTTATIDPAAQIEIDRWLTGPYDDDTKAAIRQLQAEGNTTELTDSFYRSLEFGTGGLRGVIGVGSNRMNRYTVGAATQGLANYINTAFPGQDVSVAIAHDSRRMSPEFARLAADVFAANGITVYLFSSLRPTPELSFAIRQLGCQSGIVVTASHNPPEYNGYKVYWNDGAQVVAPHDKNIIAEVEKVQSVEDIKFGGDPAKIKLIDEEVDAPYVERIKTNAVNPDVIARQSDLNIVFTPIHGTGITLVPRVLDALGFKNVSVVEAQATPDGNFPTVKSPNPEERAAMQLALDQALSQNADLVMATDPDADRVGAGARNHHGEFELLNGNQMASLIIFYLLRAWRDAGKLTGNEFVAKTIVTTDLIDRMCERAGVPCYNTLTGFKYIAQVIRELEGQQQFIGGGEESYGYLIGDFVRDKDAIASCAIIAELTAYAKDQGLSLFDLLMEMYQENGFYYEGLVSLTKKGKSGSEEIQQMMADFRANPPKQIAGSEVVRIDDYKALTRTENGQTSPIEAGKMGIESSNVLQFFTADGTKISARPSGTEPKIKFYVSVNEPLNSKEEFDTVYASLKAKVQRVIEDMNLK comes from the coding sequence ATGACCACTGCAACCATTGACCCAGCCGCACAAATCGAGATTGACCGCTGGCTCACCGGCCCCTACGACGACGACACCAAAGCCGCTATCCGCCAGCTTCAGGCTGAGGGAAACACGACAGAACTGACCGACTCATTTTACCGCTCGCTGGAGTTTGGTACCGGTGGGTTGCGGGGCGTGATTGGGGTAGGCTCTAACCGCATGAACCGTTACACCGTTGGGGCCGCTACGCAGGGGCTGGCCAACTATATCAATACCGCTTTCCCTGGACAGGACGTCAGTGTAGCCATTGCCCATGATAGCCGCCGGATGAGCCCCGAATTTGCCCGGCTCGCGGCCGATGTGTTTGCCGCCAATGGCATTACGGTCTATTTGTTCAGTAGTCTGCGCCCCACGCCCGAACTCTCCTTCGCTATTCGGCAGCTGGGTTGCCAGAGTGGGATTGTGGTGACGGCCTCGCACAACCCGCCCGAGTACAACGGCTACAAAGTGTACTGGAACGACGGTGCGCAGGTAGTAGCCCCACACGACAAGAATATTATTGCTGAGGTCGAAAAAGTACAGTCGGTAGAAGATATCAAGTTTGGTGGAGACCCGGCAAAAATTAAGCTGATCGACGAAGAGGTGGATGCGCCCTACGTGGAGCGTATCAAGACCAACGCCGTTAACCCCGATGTGATTGCCCGGCAGTCGGACCTGAACATTGTGTTTACGCCGATTCACGGTACTGGTATTACGCTTGTGCCCCGCGTGCTCGATGCTCTCGGCTTCAAGAATGTAAGCGTCGTAGAGGCCCAGGCAACCCCCGATGGGAACTTCCCGACCGTAAAATCGCCCAACCCCGAAGAGCGGGCAGCCATGCAACTCGCGCTCGATCAGGCGCTGTCGCAAAACGCGGATCTGGTGATGGCTACCGACCCCGATGCCGACCGAGTGGGGGCAGGTGCCCGGAATCACCATGGTGAGTTTGAGTTGCTTAATGGCAACCAGATGGCCAGCCTTATTATTTTCTACCTGCTGCGGGCCTGGCGCGATGCCGGTAAACTGACCGGTAACGAATTTGTGGCCAAAACCATCGTGACCACCGACCTCATCGACCGCATGTGCGAGCGGGCCGGGGTGCCTTGTTACAATACACTGACGGGCTTCAAATACATTGCTCAGGTGATTCGGGAGCTGGAAGGGCAGCAGCAGTTTATTGGTGGGGGCGAAGAAAGTTACGGCTACCTTATCGGTGACTTTGTGCGCGATAAAGATGCCATTGCTTCCTGCGCGATCATTGCCGAGCTGACTGCCTACGCCAAAGATCAGGGCCTTAGCCTGTTTGATCTGCTGATGGAAATGTATCAGGAAAACGGCTTCTACTACGAAGGTCTCGTGTCGCTGACCAAGAAAGGGAAGTCGGGTTCCGAAGAAATTCAGCAGATGATGGCCGATTTTCGCGCTAATCCGCCGAAGCAGATCGCCGGTTCGGAAGTCGTGCGGATTGATGATTATAAAGCCCTCACCCGAACCGAAAACGGCCAAACCAGCCCGATTGAAGCCGGTAAAATGGGCATCGAATCATCGAACGTATTACAGTTCTTCACCGCCGACGGTACCAAAATATCGGCTCGGCCCTCGGGAACGGAGCCTAAAATTAAGTTCTACGTATCGGTCAATGAGCCGCTCAACAGCAAAGAAGAGTTCGATACGGTGTACGCGTCGCTCAAAGCTAAAGTGCAGCGCGTAATCGAGGATATGAACTTGAAATAA
- a CDS encoding M12 family metallopeptidase, translating to MFLTPKETVTIEQAYPGQIGVAQKGFWHEQEVGYRSVNGEAIVDGDIVIHPDELSEHRLPQTESTGRTRSTAKWPNNTIVYQVDPSVPNPQWVDQAIAHWQAVTPIRFVRRTTERAYVLFRGGSGCSSNVGRIGSLQYITLSSACSVGNIIHEIGHTVGLWHEQSRADRDAHITINTQNIQTGYENDFKTYIQTNYDGFDFGSTLDFGSIMMYGPYTFSKNGQPTITRKDGSLFSIQRDGLSPTDIATVRQMYP from the coding sequence ATGTTTCTGACCCCCAAAGAAACGGTCACGATTGAACAGGCTTACCCTGGTCAGATTGGGGTTGCCCAAAAAGGCTTTTGGCATGAGCAGGAGGTTGGGTACCGATCGGTAAATGGCGAGGCTATCGTAGACGGTGATATTGTTATCCATCCGGATGAGTTATCGGAGCATAGACTACCCCAAACCGAATCGACCGGGCGGACCCGGTCGACGGCCAAGTGGCCTAACAATACAATCGTGTATCAGGTAGATCCTTCGGTACCGAATCCGCAGTGGGTCGATCAGGCCATTGCGCATTGGCAGGCTGTTACCCCCATCCGGTTCGTTCGGCGGACTACCGAACGCGCCTATGTGCTGTTTCGGGGAGGGAGTGGCTGTTCATCCAATGTTGGGCGCATCGGTTCGCTTCAGTACATCACGTTATCCTCAGCTTGCTCGGTTGGAAACATCATTCACGAAATTGGGCATACCGTGGGGTTGTGGCATGAGCAAAGCCGCGCCGACCGCGACGCGCACATTACAATCAACACCCAAAATATTCAGACGGGCTACGAGAACGACTTTAAAACCTACATTCAGACCAATTACGATGGCTTTGACTTTGGGTCGACCCTCGATTTTGGCTCAATCATGATGTATGGGCCTTACACATTCTCGAAGAACGGGCAGCCGACCATCACCCGGAAAGATGGTTCGTTGTTTTCTATTCAGCGCGACGGCCTCTCGCCAACCGACATTGCTACGGTTCGGCAAATGTACCCCTAG
- a CDS encoding FGGY-family carbohydrate kinase — MPTPVIAIFDVGKTNKKVFLFDEQYQIVWETSTSMDEITDEDGDPCEDLHALMAWLNQALGEIMALPQFDIKAINFSGYGASLVYIDEQGNPIGPLSNYLKPYPANLRQQFYTDYGPEGSISVQTASPALDSLNSGLQLYRLKHEYPERFAQLKYALHLPQFLSFLISRRAVADLTSVGCHTLLWDFTQQQYHHWVIAEQLDRYQAPLVPSDSAQPVQIGQRSVPVGVGLHDSSAALIPYLASFEEGSDYRPFVLISTGTWCVSMNPFNHQPLTAEELQYDCLCYMHYKGQPVKASRLFAGYEHESQVKRLATHFNVPVDHYKQVTYQADLIRQLQEADTGIDPAPEHEGGMVAPKLLPSLAETRFRQRDLTSFATYDEAYHQLMLDLVAQQLVSTALVLPTGQTAGEYPLKNLYVDGGFGKNPIYMHLLAAAFPDVAVYAASVPQASSLGAALAIHPYWNSQPVRAGLVSLRRYESK, encoded by the coding sequence ATGCCTACTCCTGTTATCGCCATTTTCGACGTCGGCAAGACGAACAAAAAGGTCTTTCTGTTTGATGAACAATACCAGATCGTCTGGGAAACGTCGACTTCAATGGACGAAATTACCGACGAAGATGGCGACCCCTGCGAGGACCTCCACGCTCTGATGGCCTGGCTAAACCAGGCTTTAGGGGAAATCATGGCCCTACCCCAGTTTGATATTAAGGCGATCAATTTTTCGGGGTACGGTGCCAGTCTGGTTTACATCGACGAACAGGGGAATCCCATCGGGCCGCTTTCCAATTACCTGAAACCTTACCCGGCCAACCTGCGCCAACAGTTTTACACCGATTACGGTCCTGAGGGATCTATTTCGGTCCAGACGGCCTCGCCCGCGCTCGACAGCCTCAACTCCGGCCTGCAACTGTACCGGCTCAAACACGAGTACCCAGAGCGGTTTGCTCAGCTCAAATACGCCCTGCACCTGCCGCAGTTTCTGAGCTTTCTGATTAGTCGGCGGGCCGTAGCCGACCTCACCAGCGTAGGTTGCCACACACTGCTCTGGGATTTTACCCAACAGCAGTATCACCATTGGGTGATTGCGGAGCAACTCGACCGGTATCAGGCTCCGCTTGTCCCTTCCGACTCGGCCCAGCCGGTACAGATCGGCCAACGGTCGGTACCGGTGGGCGTGGGCCTGCACGACAGTTCGGCCGCTCTGATTCCCTACCTCGCCAGTTTTGAGGAGGGCAGCGACTACCGGCCGTTTGTGCTCATCTCGACGGGCACCTGGTGCGTGAGCATGAATCCGTTTAACCACCAACCCCTCACCGCCGAAGAGTTGCAGTACGATTGCCTGTGTTATATGCACTACAAAGGACAGCCCGTGAAAGCGAGCCGGCTCTTTGCGGGCTACGAGCACGAGTCGCAGGTGAAACGGCTGGCCACCCACTTCAACGTTCCTGTTGACCACTACAAGCAGGTAACATACCAGGCCGACCTTATCCGGCAATTGCAGGAAGCCGATACGGGTATCGACCCCGCGCCTGAGCACGAAGGCGGCATGGTTGCGCCTAAACTACTCCCCTCGCTGGCCGAAACCCGGTTCCGGCAACGCGACCTGACCTCGTTTGCCACGTACGACGAAGCGTACCACCAACTAATGCTCGATCTGGTGGCACAGCAACTCGTATCAACGGCCCTGGTGCTGCCTACCGGCCAAACGGCGGGTGAGTATCCGCTCAAAAATCTGTATGTCGATGGCGGCTTTGGCAAGAACCCCATTTACATGCACCTGCTGGCTGCCGCCTTCCCCGATGTAGCGGTTTATGCCGCATCGGTACCGCAGGCAAGTTCGCTGGGAGCTGCGTTGGCTATTCACCCGTACTGGAATTCGCAGCCCGTTCGGGCAGGGCTGGTATCACTACGGCGCTACGAATCCAAATAA